The genomic segment TCTATGGGAACTGTGCTGTCTCTGCCTTCAAAAACCGACAAATAGGCAACACTTTCTTCGCCAGACTCGTTTTTCACTGATGAATAGAGATAAATCAAAGGCTGGCTGGTTTCAAGAAAATTATCTTTGATCTCAACTAACCGGTCTTCATTTCCAACAGGGATTGATGTTACAATAGTGCATTCAGGAAAGATATCATTGCCAATAGTTCCTTCTTCCAGTTCCTCAAATCTGTTTGCCACTGAATTCCAGGGAAACAAGGCTCCTTTGCCAATATAATAAATATTTGTATATTGTTTTCCATATCCTGCAGCTGCATCCTGAGCATTAGCTGCTGAACTATAAGGTTCTAAGAGTCCTGTTTCATCAAAATAAATATATCTGTCCTGTTTGGCCGGATAGTTTGGATCTGCAACAAGTAAGCGCCAGGCATCCTGGTCATCATTTTCTTCAACCCCGTAAATCACCATGGCATGACCGCTTTTCCTGCCATCTTCATCAGGGGCTGTAAACATGCCTTCAAGCTGGGGTTCATTGGTAAGAAGAATTGAATAGGCAAAAGCTTTCCAGACAAGTGCAGGATTGGCATCTTGAAATGCCTGACTGATTTTACCTTCCAGATCAGTCCAGTCAATATCATATTGAACAATTGAACAGAATTTATAGGCATGGGTATCATCCTGCCAGATTCCAGGTGTTGGAGGGGTTTGGCTGTTATTATCAAAATTACCATGCAAATCAGGCTCTCCTGCCCCTTTCTCCTGGTCATAGTACCATATGGCACCAATGGATTGTCCTGCACAATGTCCGCCAGGTGTCAGCCAGGAGCCGTAATTGGCAAAGCGGAAATCGTCTGCACCAGGAAGAAAGCCTGAGTCAATGGGCATTCCAGCTTTTAACTCTGATTCATTAACAGCACTGACAACAAAACTGGAAAAATGGCGGGTTGCAGTTGTTACAAAATCTCTGCCCTGATTGATTAAGGGCATTCCTTCAAATTTTTGTGTTTCAGGATCATAAAAAAAAGCCATTGCAAAATAGTTCTCAGGCACGGTTACTGGAATATTAACCCTGATAATTTCATCAGCAATATCTTCTGCACCTGTAACATGGATCAAAGGTGTCAAGGGATTGAATGCTGTTCCTGCAGAATGACTTTGGATTTTCTGTGTGGATATGCTTATTGATTTATCTGTGCTGTAAGCACCTGCGGGAATTTCCATGGTCAAGCCGTCAATACCTGAACCTGGTGAATCAACCTGGATGGTACCTCCAGTGGAAGCAACAGCCTGCTGAACTATGATTGTCTGTGCTTCAAGTACAAGTTTACCATCATTTACAGAAGGAGGTTTTACCTGGTCATCTTGGGAATTATCCACTGGATCAGTATAGGTACCACCGTCATCATCACCGCCTCCTCCGCATCCAGTTCCCAGGATCATAAAAACTGCCAGCACCAGAATACTAAACCCATTAATAAATGTTTTTTTTAGCATAATTATTCTCCTTTTTTTAGATAATTTGTATTATTCTAAAAACGCTTTTTCAGCCACACAGGGTTGGGATTAATCTGGATTGCTTTTGTGTAATCTGCAATTCCGCGGTCATAGTCCCCTTTATCTGCCCATGCAATACCCCTGTTGTAATATGCTTCGGCATATCTTGGATTTATCTCAAGAGCTTTTGTAAAATCAGCAATAGCCCTGTCCAATTCTTCTTTTTTAAACCAGGAAATACCACGGCTGTAATATCCCTGTGCAAAATCAGGTTTTAGATTTAACACCTTTGTAAAATCAGCAATTGCAGTGTCAATACTCCCTTTTTTAAACAGGGTTATGCCCCTGTTATAATAAGCCTGGGCATAATCAGGATTAATGGTAACTGCCCTTGTATAATCAGATACAGCCTTGTCAAACTCCCCTTTTTCATCTTGAGAATTGCCCCTGTTATAATAAGCCTGGGCATAATCAGGATCAAATTCAATAGCTTTGGTAAAATCAGCAATTGCTTTTTTATAATCCCCTTTTTTGCCCAATGCAAGCCCCCTGTTATTATAGGCCAGGGCAAGATCAGGTTTTATTTCAATGGCTTTAGTATAATCATCAACAGCTTTATCATAATTCCCTTTACGGCTGAAGGCCATTCCCCTGTTATTATAAGCTGCTGAATTTTGAGGATTAATTTCAAGAGCTTTGGTGTAATGTTCCACAGCCTGGTCAAAATTGTTCTGCTGTGCCTGTTCAAGACCTTTTTTAAACCAGTAATTCGAAGTAAGCTCTTCCTGAGCTTCACTTATATGCAGCCAGCATGGAAATATCAACATATTACAAACTATCAAAAACATTGTTATTATTTTAACTGGTTTTTTCATTTTAATTATTCCTCCGAATTTTTTAAACATTTATCTGTATCAGGATTTTAAAACAATGCCTGATGGCAGGGATTCACCAAAAATAGCACTTTCTTCCTTTTTTTCCAATGGAACAATATTTTGCAAAAAATGTATTGCAGATTCAGTAAAATCATATTGAGACAAATATTCTATGATTTCAGGGATAAATTCAGGTTCAATATCCCGCATACGGTCGCCGGTTTTTCGTGCCATCTGGGCAATGGCAGAACATATTGGTTTAGGATTTTTCCACTCTTTATTCATAAGTTTTTTTATCCAGGCAGCCGCTTCTGCCGGAGGAATTACCCTGTCAACAGGCCCGTACAGCAATTCCCTTGCCCCAAGCCTTGAAATAGACCATACATTCCGGGCTGAGGATTTTTGAGAACTTATTTCAGCAAGAAGCTGCCTGCCCCAGGTTATCTTGTCTTTAACAAGCAGGTATTCCATATTTGCAACAGCCATCCAGATTTCAACCTTTTCCTGGGGTGATATTTTTGATTTCCCCCCTTTTTTACTAAACATCAGGCTGGTGATATCCTGAATAAACTGTCTTTGCTGGCCTGGTTTTAAACCTCCTGCAACCCTTCTCCACATAATCCACCACTCGGATCTGACTTGTGCATTATTAGAATAAACAGGCCCGTTTTTATATATTTTCCAGAGTTTTTTTATTCTGTGTTCATCAAAACCATCTCCAAACCCAGGACGCATACAATATCCTGCAAGGTTTAACCAGCGGCTTTCATAATTTGCTTTAATTTTACGAACTGAAATATGTTTGAGTAATTCATCAGCCATACTCCGTATCAGTCCCAAAGGCCATTTATCCCTGGGCTGGCCAGCAAGTGCTGAAATATCTTTAACAAGGGTATCTAACAAATCATCTTTATTATTTAAAAGCACATCTTTCAGTTTTAAACATACTTGATCCACTAAAGCTGTATCAATAATATCTTCATAAGGAATCTCTGTACGGGTTTCAGTTTCCCTGAGTTGAAATTGTAACTGCCAGCAATGCCGGCTTACAGCAGAACAGCACCATAAAGCAAGGGTACCCATTTCCGTATATTGAGCTTCAATCTTTACAGGAATAGTTTTCTTTGTTTCTTTTTTTCCAAATTGAACAATAGTTTTTATTGGGGGAAGAATAGTTAGCGTATCATCAATATTGATAATATCACCTGAATTATCTCCTGACCGAAAACTTGAGCTGTAAATATCAAAACTTACAGGCTGATTTGCCAGAACTTCAAAATTGCTGTGTTTAAGTTCAATCCTGGTTCCTTCATCAAGACCCCGCTCCACAAGACATATGGCTTTTTTAGAAGAATTCGTATTATCAATGGTTTCTGATTCTTTATTTTGTGATTCACTTGTAACAACCCCAAGATAATAGGAACGAGGGCTTCCGCTCCCAACCCTTACTCCATGACCAATTTTTACCAGACCGTAATAAGCCGCTCCCAATGCAACTGCCAGGTCAGGATTATTGTTTTCCAGTACTCTGGGCAGGTTATTGTCATCAATTTTAAACCAATGCCTGACAGCAGCCCGTATCTGCTCCTGAATTACAGGAGATTTTAAGGACCCGCCATTAAAAAGAATTAGATCAGGTGCAGGGTTGTCTCTGCCAAGTTCTTGTTTAACATCTTCCCTGTGATGCTCCAGAAACCATCCCATATGCTGTGTAATAGCCGGCTCTGATTCATAAGGCAGGCCGAATTCAGTAATGCCTTTTCGCACATCTTTCTTTTTTTTCAGATCCGGGTCTGCAATAGGAAAAAAACCTTCAAGAACAATTCCTTCTATTTCCTTTCTGTCAAGGCTTGCAGCAAGGGTTCCTGCAATCAGTTTTTTACCTTTTCCCATTAAGGTTATTTTTTTTGATTCTGCCAGTCCGTCAAGAATCATTTCTTTGGCCTGACGGCATTGATGGCACAGGGATTTCCACCTGTCTGTACTTAGTGATACTTTTTTGCCTTTTTTTGACATGCGCATTTCAACACGTCTTGCAAGAGCAAGATCAACATTATCCCCGCCTAAAATCAAATGATCTCCAACTGCAATTCTTTCAAACCTGGGACTGCCATCAACAAGCTTTAGTGTGATTAAGGTAAAATCAGTAGTACCTCCGCCAACATCACACACAAGAATCAATTCCCCAGGATTTACAAACTGGTTCCACTTTTTTTCATGGTTTATAAGCCAGCTGTAAAAAGCTGCAAGAGGCTCTTCAAGAAGTGTAACATTATTAAGCCCTGCAATTGCAGCAGCCTCAAGTGTAAGGTCTCTTGCCACTTCATCAAATGATGCAGGCACAGTTATTGTTATTAACTGGTTTTCAAGATATAAATCCCCATCATCTCCTATAGCATTATTCCAGGCATTTTTTATATGTTTTAAATAATATGCAGTAGCCTGGACTGGAGAAATTTTAACAACCTCATCCCCTGCTCCCCAGGGCAGTATCTTGGATCTTCTGTCTGCATTTGAATGACATAACCAGCTTTTAGCTGATGAAACCAGCCTGGACGATACTTTTGAACCATGATCTCTTGCAAATGCCCCCACAAAAATATCATCCTGGGTTCCCCAGGGAATGGTCAGGGCAGTTTTGGAGATATCATACTCTCCAGGAATATAAAGAAAAGAAGGCAGTACTGAAAGAGTTGAAAATTCACCTGCTCCCGTGAGCTGGGGAACCCTGAATATCTTAATCCGGGAATTTTTATTGTCTTTGTCCTGCAGATCCACATAAGAAACAGCAGAATTAGTTGTCCCAAGGTCTATACCAATTATATATTTTTTATCTAAAGGATCCAAATAGAATTTCTCCAATATTTTATTTTATTCCTGTTCTTATTCCACGCAGAGTGCCAAAAAATGGCGGGGATAAAATCCCCGCCTTTTTTAACTGGTGCGAAATTTTTCTCCGCACTCCATGATTAATTATTATTGATTAAAGGATACAGACAGGGCATTTATAAAACATCCCCCGCCGCCGCCGCCAGAGGTCTCATCTTCATTATCCCCTGGTTTGTCCTTATCATCATCGTCATCATCGTCATCTCCTGGATCAACCTCGCCGCTTCCTGATTTATCTCCCAATCCTGAAACAAAGGAAATAAAACCGTTTTCAACCCCGTCTTCATCTTCAGGGCCTCCGTCTGTGAGCGTAAGAGTTACCAGCTTCCTGTCTTCATTAAAGACCGCATTTTCACTAAAATCAAACCATCCAAGAGCCGAAGTATAGGCATACCATAAAGCATCTTCAGGTGCAGGCTGTTCAAGATAAAAATTAATACAGGCTTTTTCGCCAGATACTGTAAGTTCAGCATCAATTCTTCCATATGCAAGATTCTGAGGTTTGCTGCCCGAAGAAGAAATATTGTCATCTGCAATATTTTTCAGTGAGATCAACCCGCTCATACATCCAGCTTCTATGCCCATATTTTTATCTTTGTCTGCCTTAAAAGTAATAATATCTGAAGGAAATCCTTTAATCCCGTTATCCCTGGCATTCAGATATATCTTTTTAAAATCCCTTAATCCATCTGCATTTTCTACAACAAGTTCAAATCCCAGCACCATATCCTTATCTGAGTCCAAAGCAGGGACTACAAAACTGGGGCGTACAGACTTTGCATCAGAAAGGGTTACAGGATAACCGCTGATTTGATGCCATCTGTAACTTAGTGTTCCTGAATATCCACTTGAATCCGAAGCATCCAGGATAAAGGTTTGGCCTTCAACCATTTCTTGTGAAGAAGTCTTGACCCTTGCCTTTGGAG from the Desulfonema limicola genome contains:
- a CDS encoding tetratricopeptide repeat protein is translated as MKKPVKIITMFLIVCNMLIFPCWLHISEAQEELTSNYWFKKGLEQAQQNNFDQAVEHYTKALEINPQNSAAYNNRGMAFSRKGNYDKAVDDYTKAIEIKPDLALAYNNRGLALGKKGDYKKAIADFTKAIEFDPDYAQAYYNRGNSQDEKGEFDKAVSDYTRAVTINPDYAQAYYNRGITLFKKGSIDTAIADFTKVLNLKPDFAQGYYSRGISWFKKEELDRAIADFTKALEINPRYAEAYYNRGIAWADKGDYDRGIADYTKAIQINPNPVWLKKRF
- a CDS encoding Hsp70 family protein; the protein is MDPLDKKYIIGIDLGTTNSAVSYVDLQDKDNKNSRIKIFRVPQLTGAGEFSTLSVLPSFLYIPGEYDISKTALTIPWGTQDDIFVGAFARDHGSKVSSRLVSSAKSWLCHSNADRRSKILPWGAGDEVVKISPVQATAYYLKHIKNAWNNAIGDDGDLYLENQLITITVPASFDEVARDLTLEAAAIAGLNNVTLLEEPLAAFYSWLINHEKKWNQFVNPGELILVCDVGGGTTDFTLITLKLVDGSPRFERIAVGDHLILGGDNVDLALARRVEMRMSKKGKKVSLSTDRWKSLCHQCRQAKEMILDGLAESKKITLMGKGKKLIAGTLAASLDRKEIEGIVLEGFFPIADPDLKKKKDVRKGITEFGLPYESEPAITQHMGWFLEHHREDVKQELGRDNPAPDLILFNGGSLKSPVIQEQIRAAVRHWFKIDDNNLPRVLENNNPDLAVALGAAYYGLVKIGHGVRVGSGSPRSYYLGVVTSESQNKESETIDNTNSSKKAICLVERGLDEGTRIELKHSNFEVLANQPVSFDIYSSSFRSGDNSGDIINIDDTLTILPPIKTIVQFGKKETKKTIPVKIEAQYTEMGTLALWCCSAVSRHCWQLQFQLRETETRTEIPYEDIIDTALVDQVCLKLKDVLLNNKDDLLDTLVKDISALAGQPRDKWPLGLIRSMADELLKHISVRKIKANYESRWLNLAGYCMRPGFGDGFDEHRIKKLWKIYKNGPVYSNNAQVRSEWWIMWRRVAGGLKPGQQRQFIQDITSLMFSKKGGKSKISPQEKVEIWMAVANMEYLLVKDKITWGRQLLAEISSQKSSARNVWSISRLGARELLYGPVDRVIPPAEAAAWIKKLMNKEWKNPKPICSAIAQMARKTGDRMRDIEPEFIPEIIEYLSQYDFTESAIHFLQNIVPLEKKEESAIFGESLPSGIVLKS